The Perognathus longimembris pacificus isolate PPM17 chromosome 3, ASM2315922v1, whole genome shotgun sequence nucleotide sequence ACTCTCCTGGTCCATCTCTGCTTTTCCCCCTCCTGAACTgacagcccaggccagccaccATTTCCCTGTCCTTAGGTCATCAGTGtgctgtgtgtgcgcgtgtgtgcgtgcgcacgcacatgtGTGGAATATCCTTTCCCCCCTCCATCCCAGGCCCATACTCCCCCATCAAGCTCAGCACTAACAGAGGACAGATTCTGTTGTATGCAGCCATGGAGAGGGACACTGCCTTCCCCTGTCTCCTATCCTATCCTTCCCCCCacacctcttcctctccctcttcatcttcttccctGGCACAGCCTGGACTGGGCTGAGGGAGGAGAAGGACAGCAGCTGGCCTGAGGTCCACACAAGGAATGCCCTCACCCTTCTGTCCGCCCATCTGCTGTGCCCACAGGTACTGGCCAGGCATGCTCCACATGGAGGTGCAAAGGCATATAATCCAGCAGGAACCTCAACAGTGTTCTTGACCTTAATCCTGATCCTAACCAGGCCCTGCCATGAATGATAATACTGCCCCTCATGCCCTAACACTAACAATGatcatctttttttattattttaattttgaaactgatgtacagagaggttacagtttcatacgttaggcattagatacatttcttttactgttacctcctccctcattcccccctcctcccaacaATGATCATCTTAACTCCAGTCTTAAGCTTAGCCTCCCCCTGCCCCTAATTCCTAATGCTAAACCTAACCACCTTCGAAACTGCTGTGTCCCAAGGCCCAATGCTCCTCTGAACATGGACTGAAATCTCCAATTAGGTTCCCCCCACTCCTGATCCTAGCCATAACCCAGCCCTACCTTGTCCCACCTCAAATGCTGAAACCCCCTTGAAACCAGTCCTACCCATGACCTTCACCTACCTAATAATCTTAGCCCACCTTCAGCCCTAACAAAACCATGGCACCCCTTGTATCCCATCCCCAAGTCTAACCCTCTTCCTCTTATCCCacatctcctctctccttccttagtGCCAGGCTGCTGGCCCCCACTCTACCTAGGCTCTGGGAATAAACAGTGGCAGGCCCCAAATTGGAGCCAGTGGAGTGCTGGGGAGCCCAAGAGGTTCAAGGTGCTCAAGTTGGTGGAATCTAAGCCCCAGGGCACATTGGGAAAGAACTTTACAGAAGCCTGAAAGGGCTCTCAGATGACCAGGAGTCCAGCTGGATGAAGCAGAGGCCCAGGTGGGAGGAGGGCCTCATCTTCACAGGGACAGTGGTAGGGCACAACTGAAGTGCTAGGGGCTAGCAGTCCTGCTGGCTCATGGGGGAAGAGACGAGGCTTCCCCCAGAGCATGGTGGGGTGGCTGTGGGAAGCTCAGCAGGGACCTCCTTTCTCCCAGGCCCGTGGGGGGAACCCAGGTCCCCGAGGCCTCTCTGATGGAGGATGCTACCAACATCGTGCGTGGCCTCATCATGGAACTCTCCAACCTCAAGTAAGAGGGGTGCAGCCAGCAGGTAGAGTTGGGGGTAGCCACTGGGACtcacagagaaactgaggcaagaatCACCAGTAGCAGCAATTCTCCCAGTGTGTTtccccaccactaccaccacaagTCACACCACCAAGTTGGGCTGGAGGAGAAGGGGTTGGGGTAGCCTCATGCTGCTGGGGTACAGCACACAGGAGGGGATCAGGAGGGGCTGTGGCCTCTGTCGCAGGGGAGGGTGACTTCCGGGTGTTTCTTTTCCCACACAGTCGATTGATAATGAGCACCCACCGTGATCTTGAAGTCTGCAAGCGCCTCAGCTCCCGTAAGACAAAGGCACCTCACAAAGTCAAGGGGGCCCTGggggagcagggctggagggTGCTGTAGGCTGCTCTCACTGACTGGCTCACCCAGCCACGGCCTGGAGTTTCCAGGCAGGAGCACCCAGCTTCCTAAATCCTTGCTCCCCTGCCTGGGTCCCAGAGACCTCCTCTTAGCAGACAAGTGAGTTTTTCACAGGTTCCTAtggaaggcccagggctggcctccagCAATCTGTGTCCCGTTCCCCCCCAACTAAATGTTCCTCTGGATTTGCAAATTGATGTTAGAATTTGCTCCTCTCTAGGAAAAGATCCCTTGTCATTTAGTTGTCTTCCTCCTGCTTTGCACTTTATGTCTCCTGGGTAGAAGTAataaatgttggggctggggatatggcctagtggcaagaatgcttgccttgtatacatgaggccctgggttcaattccccagcaccacacatacagaaaacggccagaagtggtgctgtggctcaggtggcagagtgctagccttgagcaaaaaaaaagaagccagggacagtgctcagaccttgagtccaagccccaggactggccaaaaaaaaaaaaagaagtaataaatGTTGATGGGATCATGTGACTTGTAGTCAGAGTGGAGGCATTTCCGGTCCTCCACCCACCTCCTTCCTCTTGctattactgaggcttgaacctgaGTCGGGTGCTTGTCCCTTGAGCTTTTACTTACTGCTCAGGactggtgctcgaccacttgagccacagctccatttccaactttttgctggttcattgggagGTTAGTCTCagccttttcctgcccaggctggctttgaacctccatcttcctgagtggctaggatcaaaggctgagccacagcacctggctctccTGGGTCCCTGCATTGTCTTGGCTAGGAGCCTCAAAGCCGGGTGTTCACTGCCCTAGGTCCCCACTTGGGGCTCACTCCAACCAGCAGTGccccctccttaccctcccccagacctgcccatCTTGTGTAGGACACCAgacacacctcccccccccccccccgtgtcctgCTGTCTGCCCAGTCCTGGGTTCCATAAGGCACTGTGTGTCCCCCAGCTCAGTCCAGACTGAgcccatttcctccctccttgctcctcctcctcccccagtgcCAGGATGCCCCAAGTGCCTCCCAATACCAGGTCTGGTCTCCCTCCTGCTGCCAGAATGGAGAGGGGTCTGACCCCCAGGacgcccctcctgccctgccctagcTGGGGATGGTGGAGATGTCTTAGtgtcctcccctcaccccccaaccGTTCTTCATGTCAGTATGCAGGCGGCAGCTCGGACAGACAGAAAAGGACCCCACGGCTCCCCCAAAGTGATTCGAGTTCTGGGACAGCCTAGAGCGAAGTGCCCGCAGCAGCCCCACCCGTCCCCCCACGCTGTCCCCAGGCCAGGCCTCCTGGGAGCTCGAGCCACTCTTGAACTTTATTGtgcgggatggggtgggggcgcCACGGTCCTCGCCCGCCCTGGCCGCCTCCGGCCGTCCTGGAACCCGGGGCCGTGGGGGGCCGTCCTCAGGAAGCGCGCTCGGCCGGCCGGGGGGCGGCGTCCGGGCCTCTCAGGAGCTGGGGGGTCAGATGGAGGCCGAAGGTCCCGCAGAACTGCCCGCGCCCTTGGAACCTGCGGGTGGAGGCGGAAGGCGGGGGAGGAGAGCACGGTCACCGCTGGGACCGGTGGGTGGGGTCCCCGCAACCCCGCGCCCTGGGCCGCACCCCTTGGTCCCAAGCCCGCCCATCACTGTGGAGCCCCCAAGGACCGATGGAGGGGTGCGGCCGCGGGAAGGTGGGACCCTCGCGGGGGACAGGACCCCCGCCAATCTGCGCTCCGCCTTTGTCTGTGTTTTCCCTCCAAGGCATTAATGTGGCCAGAACCCCAAGAACCGCGGGTCTGGGCCGTTCCTTAGAGATGCGGATGCTCGTGGCGAGGGCGTGGCTACGTGGGGCGTGGCTACGTGGCGGGGGCGTGGCCCGGCCACAGCCCCAGCATCAACCAAATCGCCCAACCAAACACTAAAAGCAGTTACATGAAAACGCTTTAATACCATTAAaaactgctgggggtggggggatataaAACCGGGCGCCAGAGGTTCACACaggtaatctcagctactcaggaggctgagatctgaggatcaaagctcaaaagccagcttgggcaggaaagtatgagacgatctcccattaaccagcaaaaagcaggagctgtgactcaagtggtagagcaggaggcttgagaaaaaaaccctcagggacagtcctcaggccctgagttcaagccccaagaccatggGCAtgaacacatgcacactcacacgcacacacaatgcCTCAAGGTAAAACAAGAATGACAGAAGAGTAAAACAGGCTCAGCTTGGGGCAGGTTccaggaaggggggtggggggagagtagGTATGGCTGAACTAGTCAATATCATACATGAAGatagaggggttgggaatgtggcttagtggtagagtgcttgccttgcatacaggaaaccctgggtttgtccacagaaaaagctggaagtggtgctgtggttcaagtggttgagtactagccttgagcaataaataaataagctcagggacagtgcccagcacctgagctcaagccccaggactggcaaaaagaagggagggaaggaggaagggagggagggagagaaggagggagggaggaaggaaggaaggaagggaggaaggaaggaaggaaggaaggaaggaaggaaggaaggaaggaaggaaaatagaacaatgaaacctgttggactttttttttttttaagaaggggggagagaggatgTGGGAAAGACAGGGTGGGTTTGATGGGGTACATTTTATGCTGTGGTGAAGTGTTTGATGAAACCCCTTTtgcagaaaaacaaattttaaatgttaaaaattgcaaagaaatgTAGATGGGGCTCAGACAACTGGGTCAGGGTGGctcttctgtaatcccagctacatcagAGGCATAAACATAGGAGAAGGCTATGTTGGAGGACATCCTGGGGCAAAAAAAGTTTGCTATGACCCAGCCCGGAAAGAGGGTTGTAGACTGAGGTCAGCCCCAGGCAAAACATGAGATCCTGAGCttacctgaaaaacaactaaagcaacaACAGGAGTGGAGGCCGTGGGTCAACTGTACAGGACCTGCCCTAGCAAGTGTCcagtcctaaattcaaacccaagtagcagaaaaaaataaagaaggaaatgcaGATGTTTGGGAGCTATCCAGAACGTGGtgatgagatctgatgatgggTGACCCCACACCCTCACCCTCTGAGGGAAGATGAGGCTCTGGGCCCTGCTGCACCCCAAAGTTAGTTGGGGCAGCTACCCTAAACTAGATGAATTTGCAGTTGAGCCCACAATGGGggtaggggcaggaaagtctccccCAAACCCCTCCCCTTCTAGGACCAAGGAGTGCTCTCATCTCCCAGGCCTTGGAACGCCTCCACAGGGGCTGAGCCCACTCTCCCCTCTCAGACTCCGCCCTTCACCACTTTTAGAGCCTAAATCTCAACTCTCAtctgcctccccatcccccttactggggatcaaactctgGGATTCACTTGTGAAGgggacaaaaaccaaacaaacaaaaaacccacaaaaccaaGCACTCTACAATCCAGCTGCATTCCTAGCCTCAAATCTAAACTTTTCAGATGACCCCCAAGGAATTACAGACCCCTCCACTCTGAactctgcccaccccaccccccagcacaaTCCACACATACTCTAGACTTCAGTTCACCCCCAAGGCCTGGGCCACACTTCATGGCCGTTTCTGGGCTTCCAGGAAGCCTTCCAGGACTCGCTCATCTGGATCAGGTGTTCTACCCCTTCAGTGCCCAGCACCCACCTTGacttacagaaatttaaaaaaaagccaccGTTCCCAGAGGCTGAGTGAATCTTCCCTGGTCACACAGCTTCTGACCACACACTTGAGGGAAGCTGATCACATACCCAAGCCCAGGTGACCTCCCTCCCACCCCGAACCCCAGACATGGAGAAGAATGGTAGTTCCCCCTACCCCACAAAGTAGGCCCAGATAGGGAGGGGGACCTGCCCTAGATCACACAGCAAATTCTGACTccagctccccacccctcctATACTGTAGTCCTAAGGTTCAGGTGGGAGTTCCACCTCCAACAAGGGTGGGGGGCTAACCCCACTTCACAGAGCATCGGAAGCGAGCCTGGGACAGATCCCCTCCACACCCCATCCCCTGGACACCTGCAGCcggtcctccttttcctcctcggCGGTGGCCAGCATCCTGAGCCCTCCCCTTGTCTGGCCGGGCCAGCTTCTTGCCCGCCGAGTTGCGGGTGGTGTAGCTGTAGACGGAGGTGTAGCCCTGGCCCGTAAGTGGGCAGAAGCGCCGGGTGTGGGCACGGTCCTGTGTGGCACCGCACTGGGGGCACACGTAGTCCCGCAGGATGGGGCACAGAACCCGGCCCTCCTCATCCTTCAGCACGTGCGACTGGTAGATGGCCCGGGATTCACCGTTGTGTTTGCAGAAAGAACACAGGCGATCTGGAGCTGGCGAGGGGCTGGTGGCTTGGGGCTCCTGGCACTCAGGGGTTGCTAGTGCTGCTGCCTTGGGCTGGGCTTCATCCAGCCTGACCTCTGGTTCTTCTTCTCTACGCAGACTCCCAACCAGCTTTGCCAAACCCAGGTAATCGGTCCACAAGTTGTAAGTCCCCATGGCTGGGCCAGGTATGCCAGGCAGAGGGAGGTAGAGAAGAAACCTTGCCTGGCTCCAAGCTCCCTCCTTtagcccttcctctctcctccaggagcctgagattctgCCTGGGGGCGCCCTCcttcccctgggggggggggggcagaggcgtGAGGGGGGCGGAGCAGGCTGTGGGAGGTTGCTTACAGGCACTGGGGTTCCTAGCACCTGCCCAGGGGGGATATATGTTGTCTGTATGGGGGAGCTGGAGGACACAAGCTGCAGGGGTTCCCAGGATTGAGAACCACTTAACCCCTGCATTCCCCCCCCCAGTGTCTTTTCTCCTCCTGGGAGGCGACCCCCACATACCCACAGGGCAGTGAGGGTTGGTGGGAGGACTGAGAAAAATCAGCCTTGAACTCTGGTAGCATTGCTTGTCAGTAATAGACTACaccacttcttccttcttttaggTCCTGGGGTGCCCCTGGGGTGTGTAAGGGAAAATGTGGCTTTGTCCCACCTATCTGTAAGGGATACAAAAGCTAGACCCCCAAGTTc carries:
- the Nanos3 gene encoding nanos homolog 3, coding for MGTYNLWTDYLGLAKLVGSLRREEEPEVRLDEAQPKAAALATPECQEPQATSPSPAPDRLCSFCKHNGESRAIYQSHVLKDEEGRVLCPILRDYVCPQCGATQDRAHTRRFCPLTGQGYTSVYSYTTRNSAGKKLARPDKGRAQDAGHRRGGKGGPAAGVQGMGCGGDLSQARFRCSVKWGSKGAGSSAGPSASI